One region of Megalopta genalis isolate 19385.01 chromosome 15, iyMegGena1_principal, whole genome shotgun sequence genomic DNA includes:
- the LOC117219714 gene encoding uncharacterized protein LOC117219714 isoform X2, which translates to MLQDDNETADSRLRIIVVQCCTAAKKWTAGFYQKEFLSTNKQWLNRNHLTEGKLTLWKSDLTPPLKWSLWNFIEEVRRIPEKFVMEKLDSQMYDSTSDSEPWTDFEDEGNEDSPSLPETQEGQSNPGKRSDQKTLQNSTTKKPMDGGMVGISSPKEEEQGTYANCVANYQEPRTLPTKNVSKLHNQAEKSLAEQLKEQLKLMNIKTSTTDPKHDSLQIRKTDAKPVDRSQPQKSFLYNALKPTPPPKQIPQPKSTPQPKPILQPKPPPKPNVPNQTQRRMAVPPPPEPKKAKGPPMIMEKPNKDLAKPSMIPKNLDLVANLPAQTEESEDEYEAFDEEIIEQNQKKNMFRVDSKQSLTSGNQSSVESVYQPPSITSFDEEEEYPYKIYESITEASDDNCYYLSPIQMTQNSIAPPPLPIKPSHSSASSSPTSSRTSLERSNERSPDKKSATLPHSNSYTSLSSDRATRPLPPPPEKHFYFDKPWFHNITRDQAIALITEQNTYGNPQDGYFLLRPSTTNVNNPLALVLWYKDRVYNVPVRKRPDNSYALGSAKVNEPSFASVDEIVMFYTREELVLHGGGELGRTKLTDTPPK; encoded by the exons ATGTTGCAGGACGATAACGAAACGGCAGATTCGCGGCTACGAATTATTG TTGTTCAGTGCTGCACGGCGGCAAAGAAATGGACTGCAGGGTTTTATCAAAAAGAGTTTTTATCGACTAACAAACAGTGGCTGAATAGAAAT CACTTGACGGAAGGGAAGCTGACTCTGTGGAAGAGTGACCTCACACCTCCATTAAAATG GAGTCTCTGGAACTTCATTGAAGAGGTAAGAAGAATACCAGAGAAGTTCGTCATGGAAAAGCTGGATTCGCAGATGTATGATTCCACGAGCGATTCAGAGCCTTGGACAGACTTCGAAGACGAGGGTAATGAAGACAGTCCTTCATTACCAGAAACTCAGGAAGGACAATCTAATCCTGGAAAGAGAAGTGACCAAAAAACCTTGCAGAATAGTACTACAAAGAAACCGATGGATGGAGGTATGGTCGGTATATCCAGTCCGAAAGAGGAAGAGCAAGGAACTTACGCAAATTGTGTCGCGAACTACCAAGAGCCGCGGACCCTGCCAACGAAGAATGTATCGAAATTGCATAACCAGGCGGAGAAGTCCTTGGCCGAACAGCTGAaggagcagttgaagctgatgaACATTAAGACTTCTACAACAGATCCCAAACATGACTCATTACAGATTAGGAAGACCGACGCGAAGCCGGTAGATCGCAGCCAACCGCAGAAATCGTTTCTGTACAATGCTCTGAAACCAACACCACCACCAAAACAGATACCGCAACCGAAATCGACACCACAACCAAAACCTATACTGCAACCGAAACCGCCACCGAAACCAAATGTTCCTAATCAAACACAAA GGAGGATGGCAGTGCCCCCACCGCCAGAGCCTAAAAAGGCCAAGGGTCCACCTATGATAATGGAGAAGCCAAACAAGGACCTAGCGAAGCCTTCAATGATCCCGAAGAATCTTGACCTTGTTGCTAATTTACCCGCGCAAACTGAAGAAAGCGAAGACGAGTACGAGGCATTCGACGAGGAAATCATCGAGCAGAATCaaaagaaaaatatgtttagGGTGGACAGTAAACAGTCGTTAACAAGTGGCAATCAGAGTTCTGTGGAAAGTGTTTATCAGCCGCCTAGCATCACTAGCTTCGACGAGGAAGAAGAATATCCGTATAAAATTTATGAATCGATTACTGAAGCG TCGGACGATAATTGTTATTACTTAAGCCCTATTCAGATGACACAGAATTCGATTGCACCTCCGCCGTTGCCTATAAAGCCATCACATTCTTCCGCTAGTTCTTCTCCAACATCGAGTCGGACGAGCTTGGAAAGATCTAATG AACGCTCTCCTGATAAAAAATCAGCAACGCTACCACACTCGAACAGCTATACCTCGTTATCATCTGACAGAGCCACCCGACCACTGCCACCACCTCCTGAGAAACACTTCTATTTCGACAAGCCGTGGTTCCACAATATTACGAGAGACCAGGCGATTGCTCTCATTACAGAAC AAAATACTTACGGAAACCCGCAAGATGGATACTTCCTCCTGAGACCATCAACAACAAACGTAAACAACCCCTTGGCTTTGGTCCTTTGGTACAAAGACAGGGTTTACAACGTTCCGGTCAGGAAAAGGCCAGACAACAG TTACGCTTTGGGTTCTGCTAAAGTGAATGAGCCGTCCTTCGCCAGCGTGGACGAGATTGTGATGTTCTACACAAGGGAAGAGCTGGTACTCCACGGTGGAGGAGAATTGGGTAGAACAAAGTTGACTGATACGCCTccgaaataa
- the LOC117219714 gene encoding uncharacterized protein LOC117219714 isoform X1, which translates to MFKMMSRTDALEEISTWTNNDVLCLLQRNGLEECCRTITKRQIRGYELLHLTEGKLTLWKSDLTPPLKWSLWNFIEEVRRIPEKFVMEKLDSQMYDSTSDSEPWTDFEDEGNEDSPSLPETQEGQSNPGKRSDQKTLQNSTTKKPMDGGMVGISSPKEEEQGTYANCVANYQEPRTLPTKNVSKLHNQAEKSLAEQLKEQLKLMNIKTSTTDPKHDSLQIRKTDAKPVDRSQPQKSFLYNALKPTPPPKQIPQPKSTPQPKPILQPKPPPKPNVPNQTQRRMAVPPPPEPKKAKGPPMIMEKPNKDLAKPSMIPKNLDLVANLPAQTEESEDEYEAFDEEIIEQNQKKNMFRVDSKQSLTSGNQSSVESVYQPPSITSFDEEEEYPYKIYESITEASDDNCYYLSPIQMTQNSIAPPPLPIKPSHSSASSSPTSSRTSLERSNERSPDKKSATLPHSNSYTSLSSDRATRPLPPPPEKHFYFDKPWFHNITRDQAIALITEQNTYGNPQDGYFLLRPSTTNVNNPLALVLWYKDRVYNVPVRKRPDNSYALGSAKVNEPSFASVDEIVMFYTREELVLHGGGELGRTKLTDTPPK; encoded by the exons ATGTTCAAAATGATGTCGCGAACCGACGCCCTAGAGGAGATATCCACTTGGACAAATAATGACGTGTTGTGTTTGCTGCAGAGG AATGGTCTGGAAGAATGTTGCAGGACGATAACGAAACGGCAGATTCGCGGCTACGAATTATTG CACTTGACGGAAGGGAAGCTGACTCTGTGGAAGAGTGACCTCACACCTCCATTAAAATG GAGTCTCTGGAACTTCATTGAAGAGGTAAGAAGAATACCAGAGAAGTTCGTCATGGAAAAGCTGGATTCGCAGATGTATGATTCCACGAGCGATTCAGAGCCTTGGACAGACTTCGAAGACGAGGGTAATGAAGACAGTCCTTCATTACCAGAAACTCAGGAAGGACAATCTAATCCTGGAAAGAGAAGTGACCAAAAAACCTTGCAGAATAGTACTACAAAGAAACCGATGGATGGAGGTATGGTCGGTATATCCAGTCCGAAAGAGGAAGAGCAAGGAACTTACGCAAATTGTGTCGCGAACTACCAAGAGCCGCGGACCCTGCCAACGAAGAATGTATCGAAATTGCATAACCAGGCGGAGAAGTCCTTGGCCGAACAGCTGAaggagcagttgaagctgatgaACATTAAGACTTCTACAACAGATCCCAAACATGACTCATTACAGATTAGGAAGACCGACGCGAAGCCGGTAGATCGCAGCCAACCGCAGAAATCGTTTCTGTACAATGCTCTGAAACCAACACCACCACCAAAACAGATACCGCAACCGAAATCGACACCACAACCAAAACCTATACTGCAACCGAAACCGCCACCGAAACCAAATGTTCCTAATCAAACACAAA GGAGGATGGCAGTGCCCCCACCGCCAGAGCCTAAAAAGGCCAAGGGTCCACCTATGATAATGGAGAAGCCAAACAAGGACCTAGCGAAGCCTTCAATGATCCCGAAGAATCTTGACCTTGTTGCTAATTTACCCGCGCAAACTGAAGAAAGCGAAGACGAGTACGAGGCATTCGACGAGGAAATCATCGAGCAGAATCaaaagaaaaatatgtttagGGTGGACAGTAAACAGTCGTTAACAAGTGGCAATCAGAGTTCTGTGGAAAGTGTTTATCAGCCGCCTAGCATCACTAGCTTCGACGAGGAAGAAGAATATCCGTATAAAATTTATGAATCGATTACTGAAGCG TCGGACGATAATTGTTATTACTTAAGCCCTATTCAGATGACACAGAATTCGATTGCACCTCCGCCGTTGCCTATAAAGCCATCACATTCTTCCGCTAGTTCTTCTCCAACATCGAGTCGGACGAGCTTGGAAAGATCTAATG AACGCTCTCCTGATAAAAAATCAGCAACGCTACCACACTCGAACAGCTATACCTCGTTATCATCTGACAGAGCCACCCGACCACTGCCACCACCTCCTGAGAAACACTTCTATTTCGACAAGCCGTGGTTCCACAATATTACGAGAGACCAGGCGATTGCTCTCATTACAGAAC AAAATACTTACGGAAACCCGCAAGATGGATACTTCCTCCTGAGACCATCAACAACAAACGTAAACAACCCCTTGGCTTTGGTCCTTTGGTACAAAGACAGGGTTTACAACGTTCCGGTCAGGAAAAGGCCAGACAACAG TTACGCTTTGGGTTCTGCTAAAGTGAATGAGCCGTCCTTCGCCAGCGTGGACGAGATTGTGATGTTCTACACAAGGGAAGAGCTGGTACTCCACGGTGGAGGAGAATTGGGTAGAACAAAGTTGACTGATACGCCTccgaaataa
- the LOC117219712 gene encoding RRP12-like protein, whose amino-acid sequence MGKVGPRLNSRQKAKRWAKGQSSSSNPETKKHREQAAWMFFKDTPAKPGLTKEDLEKHDAIQSIGPQFEKLDIDEDHSDTQTETTTKTFDTFASNYSNCSNISFNKFLTHFQSKSLLHKEMLAVLSAVTEVIKQNGGDESSTEYFAALMSTLEAIESETSIAATLSLLGMGLKTVPKNVLNVQFSAASKVFLNILKNYASSEEFLILRHCIHCLSLLLRSLEEATWSNSSTMQVIDAILAFVTHSKPKVRKAAQHGICAILKGSEIMNKEDPPLYHPCSPRVAKHCFNSLQVSSEPGSVTTVLHVLTLLKDITHQLPKPHVKMICESLLKIMAMQNVLVTSCCFQTFHGLFVSRPPEAILPVQRNAQLINVLYNYQPPSTDTQPILAWLTVMQEAHLCLANNSLNFCAAILPQMLSECVQLWLSDKSEVISGTSHTMKILLQDCVGKMCETPELMKKYNTVIDQVIVVMLKALNFQYLEAWYYILHLTALLFQITGKTRCPKLIDVLKSLSDLRDCYNFASKNDAEYAIGAAIRSLGPDSVLNVIPLKLTNCDINLKRTWLLPLLKDCITEGSLSFFINTLLPLAEICETKSTGQTGGKSYEFLLIQIWAVLPSICHNATDVKDNFQNIAKLLGTTFTNKKELRFYVMSAIRKLIAKAVADNKEEDVAELAKYAKNFVPLLLNQYTIKPNGTDEEGQRLAAYETLKMYLSITSKELINELYDRALTRSNEPDADDFFKESVHDIIRLLIEYTDVDRLKTFYDICIPAIKTSPKMKEQKKAYRFLEEICSSTKETCQTFIQQHRREIQKLLMSSAAEVAKPCSGARLRCLTHMVKINPQLENSKFLEAVVPETVLHLKDTNTKCRISAYRLLSSIAEKFLGNPEHLKSYVNMLMVGLGGTQKYCTVSILALASLTYHFNGSLGVETIKEILEYACKLVSSPTREVTESSLSYIKVYLTSMPSPIVASTLPKLVEAICSMTEDCQRHFRQKVRDILIKLLRKYGMEAISGMIPSSNVVLHKRLKNLNKLEETKKKNRELKKSKQDKEEDEFNATRRPKSIEDILADSEEEYDGMENVEPKKNKKRTSRKEAWIQENEEIIDLIDPAAARNISTTQPGSLRSNAARSKTKDRGFKTASDGRLIITVDHERDDEVTNIKKRKTPFLHSDSEDDYEDVDDAESVATTQAMGRKRKYTDSFDNVSVKSSTTSKYQAGGSGIHRPLKKDKVKHTPGMEYKAQKAKGDIKKKGKPDPYAYIPLSRSALNKRKKKKNATKFQGIVKSAKKGAKKGAQIGTKNKKQMK is encoded by the exons ATGGGAAAAGTAGGACCACGTTTAAACAGCAGACAAAAGGCGAAACGTTGGGCGAAGGGACAGAGCTCAAGTTCTAATCCGGAAACGAAAAAACATCGTGAACAAGCAGCATGGATGTTTTTCAAAGATACACCAG CCAAGCCTGGTTTGACAAAAGAGGATTTAGAGAAGCACGATGCTATTCAAAGCATTGGTCCTCAGTTTGAGAAACTTGATATCGATGAAGATCATTCAGACACTCAAACAGAAACTACAACTAAAACCTTTGACACATTTGCTAGTAATTATAGCAATTGCTCCAACATATCCTTTAACAA GTTTTTAACTCATTTTCAGTCAAAGTCACTTTTACACAAAGAAATGTTAGCTGTATTGTCAGCAGTCACAGAAGTAATCAAGCAGAATGGTGGAGATGAATCTTCCACAGAATATTTTGCTGCTTTG ATGAGTACTCTGGAGGCAATCGAATCAGAAACATCAATTGCAGCTACCCTTTCTCTGCTAGGAATGGGCTTAAAAACTGTACCCAAAAATGTTTTGAATGTACAGTTTAGTGCAGCCAGTAAAGTATTTTtgaatattttgaaaaattacgCCTCATCAGAAGAATTCTTAATACTACGTCAT TGTATCCATTGTTTGTCCCTACTTCTTCGGTCATTAGAAGAGGCTACATGGTCGAATTCGTCGACTAtgcaagtgattgatgctattCTAGCATTTGTCACACACAGTAAGCCAAAAGTAAGAAAAGCAGCTCAACATGGAATATGTGCCATATTGAAAG GAAGTGAAATCATGAATAAGGAAGATCCACCATTGTATCATCCGTGTTCACCACGGGTTGCAAAACACTGTTTCAACTCATTACAAGTTAGTTCGGAGCCTGGTAGTGTCACTACTGTACTTCATGTACTTACACTATTGAAAGACATTACTCATCAGTTACCAAAACCGCATGTGAAG ATGATTTGCGAATCATTGTTAAAAATTATGGCAATGCAGAACGTTTTAGTAACGTCGTGTTGCTTTCAAACCTTCCATGGTTTATTTGTTTCTCGACCTCCAGAAGCTATTCTGCCGGTTCAAAGAAACGCACAACTAATTAATGTACTCTATAACTATCAGCCCCCTTCAACAGATACACAACCAATCCTTGCGTGGTTGACAGTCATGCAAGAAGCTCATTTGTGTTTGGCTAA CAATTCGTTGAATTTCTGTGCAGCTATTTTGCCACAGATGTTGTCGGAATGCGTACAACTTTGGCTTTCTGATAAATCAGAAGTTATATCTGGCACATCACACACTATGAAGATATTGTTACAAGATTGTGTTGGGAAAATGTGTGAAACTCCAGAACTCATGAAAAA GTATAACACTGTGATCGACCAAGTAATCGTCGTGATGCTTAAAGCTCTAAATTTCCAATACTTGGAAGCTTGGTATTATATTCTACACTTAACAGCCCTACTCTTCCAG atAACTGGTAAAACGAGGTGCCCTAAATTAATAGATGTATTGAAATCTTTATCAGATTTACGCGATTGTTATAATTTTGCCTCTAAAAATGACGCTGAGTATGCTATCGGGGCCGCTATAAGATCATTGGGACCAGATAGTGTACTCAATGTAATTCCATTGAAG CTGACAAATTGTGATATCAATTTAAAAAGAACCTGGCTACTGCCACTGTTAAAGGACTGCATAACAGAAGGTTCATTAAGCTTTTTCATCAACACTTTGCTACCACTAGCTGAAATATGCGA gacaaaGTCTACTGGGCAAACAGGAGGAAAAAGCTATGAATTTTTGCTTATTCAAATATGGGCTGTTCTGCCAAGTATCTGTCACAATGCCACAGACGTAAAAGATAATTTTCAG AATATTGCTAAACTGTTGGGAACGACTTTTACCAATAAGAAAGAGTTAAGGTTCTATGTAATGTCTGCCATAAGAAAATTAATTGCTAAAGCCGTGGCAGATAATAAAGAAGAAGATGTGGCAGAACTTGCCAAATATGCAAAAAATTTTGTACCGCTACTTTTAAATCAGTATACAATTAAACCAAATGGTACTGACGAAGAAGGCCAGCGCCTTGCCGCATATGAGACACTTAAG ATGTACCTTTCTATTACAAGCaaagaattaataaatgaatTGTACGATCGTGCACTGACTAGGTCGAATGAACCTGATGCTGACGATTTCTTTAAAGAAAGTGTTCACGACATAATAAGACTATTAATTGAATACACAGATGTTGATAGATTAAAAACTTTTTACGACATATGCATTCCGGCCATTAAAACAAGTCCCAAAATGAAAGAACAGAAAAAAGCATACAG ATTTTTGGAAGAAATATGTAGTAGTACAAAAGAAACATGCCAAACATTTATACAACAGCACAGAcgtgaaatacaaaaattattaatGTCTTCGGCAGCAGAGGTTGCAAAACCCTGCAGTGGA GCTCGATTGAGATGTTTGACGCATATGGTCAAAATCAATCCACAATTGGAGAACAGTAAATTCCTAGAAGCTGTGGTACCCGAGACAGTACTGCATTTAAAAGACACCAACACAAAGTGTCGAATTTCTGCCTATCGACTTTTGAGCTCCATAGCAGAGAAATTTTTAGGTAATCCAGAACATCTGAAGAGTTATGTAAACATGTTAATGGTTGGTTTGGGAGGCACACAAAAATATTGTACTGTTTCTATATTGGCACTTGCATCTCTTACTTATCACTTTAATG GATCACTAGGAGTAGAAACaattaaggaaatattagagTATGCATGTAAGCTTGTTTCGAGTCCCACAAGAGAAGTTACAGAGTCTTCATTATCTTATATTAAAGTATATCTTACTAGTATGCCAAGTCCAATTGTTGCATCAACCTTACCTAAATTG GTGGAAGCTATATGTAGTATGACTGAGGATTGCCAGAGGCACTTCCGGCAGAAAGTAAGAGAcatcctaataaaattattaaggaaatATGGAATGGAGGCTATCTCGGGTATGATACCTTCTTCCAACGTAGTACTGCATAAGAGGTTgaagaatttaaataaattggaagaaacgaagaagaagaacaggGAACTAAAGAAATCGAAACAAGACAAGGAAGAAGATGAGTTCAATGCAACAAGGAGACCGAAGAG caTCGAGGATATATTGGCTGATAGCGAGGAAGAGTATGACGGCATGGAAAATGTAGAACCAAAGAAAAATAAGAAGCGTACATCAAGAAAAGAAGCATGGATTCAGGAAAATGAGGAAATTATTGATCTTATTGATCCTGCGGCTGCTAGGAATATTTCTA CTACACAACCCGGATCTCTAAGATCAAATGCAGCAAGATCGAAGACGAAGGATCGTGGATTCAAGACAGCTTCAGATGGACGTTTAATTATCACAGTTGATCATGAAAGAGATGATGAGGTCACTAATATCAAGAAAAGGAAAACACCATTTTTACATAGCGATTCAGAAGATGATTATG AGGATGTCGATGATGCTGAATCTGTAGCCACAACACAAGCCATGGGTAGAAAGCGTAAATATACAGACAGCTTTGATAATGTTAGCGTAAAGAGTTCAACTACGTCGAAATATCAAG CTGGTGGATCAGGTATCCATAGACCATTGAAAAAGGACAAAGTGAAACACACACCAGGAATGGAATACAAAGCACAAAAAGCTAAAGGTGACATTAAAAAGAAAGGGAAACCAGACCCGTACGCATACATACCTTTGTCACGATCAGCATTGAATAAGAG gaaaaagaagaagaatgcAACAAAATTCCAAGGTATCGTCAAAAGTGCAAAGAAAGGTGCAAAGAAAGGTGCACAAATTGGTACAAAGAATAAAAAGCAAATGAAATAG
- the Grx3 gene encoding glutaredoxin 3 — translation MTVTELNSQQEYEDYVKSKDLSVIHFHAPWADQCSQINDVISEMSKLSEYKGVKFAKIEAEKVPDVSLKAGITAVPTVILAKNETIVDRVDGANPSAIAEKIKRHSVSKESIPLEAWKPQQNLEDRLKKLTNQAPCMLFMKGNPANPRCGFSRTIVSILDSCNADYQSFDILQDNDVREGLKKFSNWPTYPQLYINGELIGGLDIVKEMNEAGEFESMLPKKS, via the exons ATGACTGTCACCGAACTTAATTCccaacaagaatatgaagattaCGTTAA ATCAAAGGATCTGTCTGTTATTCATTTTCATGCACCATGGGCTGATCAATGTTCTCAAATAAATGATGTAATCAGTGAAATGAGTAAACTGTCTGAATACAAAGGGGTCAAATTTGCCAAGATTGAAGCTGAGAAAGTACCTGATGTGTCTTTAAAGGCTGGCATTACAGCAGTGCCAACAGTAATTCTGGCCAAAAATGAAACCATAGTTGACAGAGTTGATGGAGCCAATCCCTCTGCCATTGCGGAGAAAATAAAACGACATTCTGTTAGCAAAGAGTCAATTCCACTGGAAGCATGGAAACCACAACAGAATCTTGAAGATAGGCTAAAAAAATTAACAAACCAAGCACCCTGTATGTTATTTATGAAAGGAAATCCTGCAAATCCACGTTGTGGATTCTCTAGAACAATAGTCTCTATCCTCGATTCTTGTAATGCTGATTATCAGTCATTCGATATTCTCCAAGATAATGATGTTAGAGAGGGATTAAAGAAATTTAGTAATTGGCCAACTTATCCACAATTGTATATAAATGGAGAACTGATTGGAGGATTGGACATTGTTAAGGAAATGAATGAAGCTGGAGAATTTGAGAGTATGCTGCCTAAGAAGAGTTAA